In Hallerella succinigenes, the following are encoded in one genomic region:
- a CDS encoding Rpn family recombination-promoting nuclease/putative transposase, with protein sequence MKQEKPIKQKRKNPIPEQLQGQIYMDPKYDTAFKELFDSKEALKDFLDGVLELEGDEKIKNLSFSFDKTISMYSAQSKKVILDIFATTGSGRFLDIEMQKAEHDYLIDRAVLYKAFLIIKGKQEMDRSEEFLALPKDARKSKRYELPETISIWICDFDLPASKGEYIDEWALYNRNSLKSGILTPIFNKNRYIMISLPNFKKSIGEVNGTMDAWLYLLNHAGDGKELPRFGNKVLGSALERIRIENANDELLTRQAKDMITQDEIDTRLAGGMIRAKAQGLAEGRAEGLAEGRAQSLSEALDILQGMNLTPEQISIFKAKLEAKQP encoded by the coding sequence ATGAAACAAGAAAAGCCAATAAAACAGAAACGCAAGAATCCGATTCCGGAACAGTTACAGGGTCAAATCTACATGGACCCTAAATATGACACCGCTTTCAAGGAACTCTTCGATAGCAAAGAGGCTCTCAAAGATTTTTTGGACGGAGTTCTCGAATTAGAAGGCGACGAGAAAATCAAGAATCTCTCCTTTTCTTTCGACAAGACCATATCCATGTATTCCGCCCAAAGCAAAAAAGTTATCCTAGACATTTTTGCAACAACAGGAAGCGGGCGCTTTCTAGACATCGAAATGCAGAAAGCGGAACACGATTATTTGATTGATAGAGCCGTTTTATACAAGGCATTTCTCATCATCAAAGGAAAACAGGAAATGGACCGTTCCGAAGAATTTTTAGCACTTCCCAAAGATGCTCGCAAAAGCAAGCGCTACGAGCTTCCCGAGACTATATCCATATGGATCTGCGACTTCGACCTTCCGGCTTCCAAAGGAGAGTACATAGACGAATGGGCTCTCTATAATCGCAACTCTTTGAAATCAGGCATCCTGACACCTATCTTTAATAAAAATAGGTATATTATGATTAGTCTCCCCAACTTCAAAAAATCTATTGGCGAAGTCAATGGGACCATGGACGCCTGGCTATATTTGCTAAATCATGCCGGTGATGGCAAAGAACTACCTCGATTCGGCAATAAAGTCCTTGGGAGCGCCCTAGAACGGATAAGAATTGAAAACGCAAACGATGAACTTTTAACAAGGCAGGCTAAAGACATGATTACGCAAGATGAAATCGATACACGGCTTGCCGGTGGAATGATTCGCGCCAAAGCACAGGGACTTGCGGAAGGACGCGCAGAAGGGCTTGCGGAAGGACGCGCACAAAGCCTTAGCGAAGCCCTCGACATTCTACAAGGCATGAATTTGACCCCAGAGCAAATCTCCATTTTTAAGGCCAAACTGGAAGCCAAACAGCCCTAA
- the trpS gene encoding tryptophan--tRNA ligase: MKKISLTGIKPTGTPHLGNYLGAIRPALELAKDYDTVYFIADYHALTTVHDGKEMAENIHKVAATWLACGLDPEKGLFYKQSDIPEIFELSWALSCFTPKGFMNRAHAYKAKVEANRANGEDLDTNVNMGLYCYPCLMDADILMFNADVVPVGKDQKQHVEFARDVAIRFNKQMGKDVFVVPEPLIQETTDVIPGLDGRKMSKSYDNTIELFLDEKARKKKVNKIVTNSLPLEAAKDPDTCNVFNLFKLFATPEETAALAETYRAGGMGWGYAKGELQRVLERTFGEAREKYNDLMAHPDRIDEILHAGAEKARPIAREHMDKVREVLGYGKSF; encoded by the coding sequence ATGAAAAAGATTTCTCTTACCGGCATTAAGCCTACTGGAACGCCGCATCTCGGCAATTATTTGGGTGCAATCCGCCCGGCCCTTGAACTCGCTAAAGATTACGATACAGTCTACTTCATTGCAGACTATCATGCTTTGACCACTGTGCATGACGGAAAGGAAATGGCCGAAAACATTCACAAGGTCGCAGCAACATGGCTTGCCTGCGGTCTCGATCCGGAAAAGGGCCTTTTCTACAAGCAGAGCGATATTCCAGAAATCTTTGAATTGAGCTGGGCTTTGAGTTGCTTCACTCCGAAGGGATTCATGAATCGCGCCCACGCTTACAAGGCAAAGGTCGAAGCGAACCGCGCAAACGGCGAAGATCTCGATACGAACGTGAACATGGGACTTTATTGCTATCCGTGCCTGATGGACGCCGATATCTTGATGTTCAACGCAGATGTGGTTCCTGTCGGTAAAGATCAAAAGCAGCACGTGGAATTCGCCCGTGACGTCGCCATCCGTTTCAACAAGCAGATGGGCAAGGACGTTTTCGTGGTCCCGGAACCTCTTATTCAGGAAACGACGGATGTGATTCCTGGCCTCGACGGACGCAAAATGAGCAAATCTTACGATAACACGATTGAACTTTTCCTCGATGAAAAGGCTCGCAAGAAAAAGGTGAACAAGATCGTGACGAACAGCCTACCGCTGGAAGCTGCAAAGGATCCGGACACTTGCAACGTGTTTAATTTGTTCAAGCTTTTTGCAACACCGGAAGAAACGGCAGCTCTCGCTGAAACCTACCGTGCTGGCGGCATGGGTTGGGGCTATGCAAAGGGCGAACTGCAGCGTGTTCTTGAACGTACGTTCGGCGAAGCCCGTGAAAAGTACAACGATTTGATGGCCCATCCGGACCGTATTGACGAGATCCTTCACGCGGGTGCGGAAAAGGCTCGCCCGATCGCCCGAGAACACATGGACAAGGTCCGCGAAGTCTTAGGATACGGAAAGTCTTTCTGA